In the genome of Gloeotrichia echinulata CP02, one region contains:
- a CDS encoding histidine kinase, which yields MLKYDYMSVSQDQPLYSEAPLQLLLFVDGRPKSRQQVQRIRAYLKELQAGYNFELQMIDVGQQPYLAEHFKLVATPALIKIHPEPRQVIAGSNIIAQLKNWWPRWQAAIDAYVKIQEEIQERMEDNGRVTSAKSTISSVAVSSELIRLSDEIFRLKQEKEKLQEQVQFKDRVISILAHDLRNPLTAVAIAIETLQSNYNIETGEFQRLKPAMTSHLLKQARSQTKIIDRMIADLLQVGRGNDTELPIIPQKIEIGKLCLDVLEELRDRYIAKSQQLETDIPQDLPYVYADPERIRQVLVNILDNAIKYTPEGGKISIAGLHRTTQKVQFSIGDTGPGIPYENRDRIFENHFRLERDEGTDGYGIGLCLCQKIIRAHYGQIWVDSVPNAGAWFHFTLPVYPS from the coding sequence GTGCTGAAATACGATTACATGTCAGTTTCCCAGGATCAGCCGCTCTATTCTGAGGCTCCACTCCAGCTGTTGTTATTTGTCGATGGACGCCCCAAGTCCCGACAACAAGTGCAGCGAATCCGCGCTTACTTAAAAGAACTACAGGCTGGGTATAATTTTGAACTACAAATGATTGATGTTGGGCAACAACCCTATTTGGCGGAACACTTTAAATTAGTAGCGACGCCAGCGTTAATTAAGATTCACCCAGAACCCAGACAAGTTATAGCTGGGAGTAATATCATCGCTCAATTGAAGAACTGGTGGCCTCGTTGGCAAGCTGCTATAGATGCTTATGTCAAAATCCAAGAAGAGATCCAAGAACGTATGGAAGACAATGGTCGGGTGACATCAGCCAAATCTACCATCAGTTCAGTTGCTGTTTCGTCCGAACTCATCCGACTCTCAGACGAAATTTTTCGTTTGAAACAGGAAAAAGAGAAACTCCAGGAGCAGGTACAATTTAAAGACCGGGTAATTTCGATCCTGGCACATGACCTGCGTAACCCCCTAACAGCAGTGGCCATTGCTATAGAAACTCTCCAATCTAACTACAATATAGAAACAGGAGAATTCCAGCGTCTCAAACCAGCAATGACGTCCCACTTATTAAAACAAGCCCGCAGTCAAACAAAGATTATTGACCGAATGATTGCAGATCTTTTACAGGTAGGTCGAGGTAATGATACGGAACTTCCAATTATACCACAAAAAATAGAAATAGGTAAACTTTGTTTAGATGTACTGGAAGAATTGCGCGATCGCTACATCGCCAAGTCTCAACAGTTAGAAACAGATATACCTCAAGATTTACCATACGTGTATGCCGATCCAGAACGTATACGCCAAGTGCTAGTAAATATATTGGACAATGCGATAAAATATACACCAGAAGGGGGTAAGATTAGCATTGCTGGACTGCACCGTACTACCCAAAAAGTTCAGTTTAGTATTGGTGACACCGGTCCTGGTATTCCCTACGAAAATCGCGATCGCATCTTTGAAAATCACTTCCGCTTAGAACGGGATGAAGGAACAGATGGTTATGGTATTGGACTTTGTTTATGCCAAAAGATTATTCGGGCACACTACGGTCAAATTTGGGTAGACTCTGTACCCAATGCCGGTGCTTGGTTCCACTTCACTTTGCCAGTATATCCTTCATAG
- a CDS encoding PleD family two-component system response regulator, translating into MSAISTFSISKQPPIILVADDDKTIRVLLREAMEQEGYRVVEVNDGKQCLDAYETIKPDIVLLDAVMPVMDGFTCCKHLLQIARNNLISALATFDIESALGNNVISKLWKRTPILMITSLDDEASVDRAFEAGATDYVTKPIHWAVLRQRLRRLLQQAQVYKQLEAANQALQHLANVDGLTGLANRRRFDDYLNTQWINLAQEELPLSLMLCDIDFFKFYNDKYGHPAGDVCLQQVGGVLNQNAQKTQDLVARYGGEEFAVIMPNTHAAGAVHVAKGMQAGVRDLQIVHHGSAVSQYVTLSMGVATIIPTWESSPSDLIVAADKALYQAKADGRDRIILK; encoded by the coding sequence ATGTCAGCCATAAGCACATTTTCTATTTCCAAGCAACCCCCAATAATTCTGGTAGCTGATGATGACAAGACCATCCGAGTGCTGTTGCGTGAAGCTATGGAACAAGAAGGCTATCGCGTGGTCGAGGTCAATGATGGTAAGCAGTGTTTAGATGCTTACGAGACTATCAAACCGGATATAGTTTTGCTAGATGCGGTCATGCCCGTCATGGATGGCTTCACCTGCTGTAAGCACTTGCTCCAGATTGCTAGGAATAATTTAATTTCAGCACTCGCAACCTTTGATATTGAATCCGCTCTAGGTAATAATGTGATCTCAAAGCTATGGAAGCGGACTCCTATATTAATGATTACCAGTTTGGATGATGAAGCCTCGGTAGATCGTGCTTTTGAGGCAGGTGCGACGGATTACGTCACCAAGCCAATTCACTGGGCAGTTTTGCGTCAGAGATTACGACGACTGTTGCAACAAGCACAAGTTTATAAGCAGTTAGAGGCGGCAAACCAGGCTTTGCAGCATCTGGCCAACGTGGATGGTTTAACTGGGTTGGCTAATCGCCGCCGTTTTGACGATTATCTCAATACTCAGTGGATTAATTTAGCACAGGAGGAATTGCCTTTGTCTCTAATGTTGTGTGATATCGACTTTTTTAAATTCTACAACGATAAATATGGCCATCCTGCAGGAGATGTTTGTTTACAACAGGTAGGTGGTGTGTTAAACCAGAACGCACAGAAAACTCAGGATTTAGTGGCACGTTATGGCGGCGAAGAATTTGCGGTAATTATGCCCAACACCCATGCTGCTGGTGCGGTTCACGTTGCTAAAGGAATGCAAGCTGGAGTCAGAGATTTACAAATTGTGCATCACGGATCTGCAGTTAGCCAGTATGTCACCTTGAGTATGGGGGTGGCGACTATCATTCCCACTTGGGAATCCTCACCCTCAGACTTGATTGTGGCGGCTGATAAAGCACTTTACCAAGCAAAAGCTGACGGACGCGATCGCATTATCCTTAAGTGA
- a CDS encoding chlororespiratory reduction protein 7: MPDSLMYQENVFVLLETNEPEQFITASELLEKLKMVLQTLNFQDLPPDVQKFAAVETQAKYLIDTSCELDIGAGQYLQWYAVRLEK; encoded by the coding sequence ATGCCAGATTCATTAATGTATCAAGAGAATGTTTTTGTTCTTCTAGAAACAAACGAGCCAGAACAATTTATCACTGCTTCAGAGTTACTAGAAAAGCTCAAAATGGTTCTGCAAACACTCAATTTTCAAGATTTGCCACCCGATGTACAAAAATTTGCAGCAGTAGAAACCCAAGCTAAATATTTAATAGATACAAGTTGCGAATTAGATATTGGCGCAGGACAATATTTACAATGGTACGCAGTGCGGTTAGAAAAGTAA
- a CDS encoding DUF2854 domain-containing protein, translating into MLRQISLGTLGLTIGSILTIIGFVAYALDNATLNLVGFFYGFPVLLGGLALKANEIKPIPFSQTTTPPLLILRKEQATVTQNKIRKDITRYCYGQDAHLDTALSYLGLSPTDAERPIVTGLRETEINGAYALIVEFDSPLIPINTWEKKQEKMTKYFGPGVEVQITQTGENKIDLTLMTIPQ; encoded by the coding sequence ATGTTACGCCAAATTTCCCTGGGAACACTCGGTTTAACCATCGGTAGCATATTAACCATCATCGGCTTTGTGGCTTACGCCCTTGACAATGCCACACTCAACCTTGTGGGATTTTTTTACGGATTTCCTGTTTTACTCGGAGGGTTAGCCCTCAAAGCCAATGAGATCAAGCCCATACCCTTTAGCCAAACCACAACGCCGCCACTGTTGATCCTGCGGAAGGAACAAGCAACTGTAACTCAAAATAAAATTCGCAAAGACATCACCCGATATTGCTATGGTCAAGACGCCCATCTCGATACAGCACTTTCTTATTTAGGTTTGAGTCCCACAGACGCAGAACGACCAATAGTCACAGGATTACGAGAAACCGAAATCAATGGAGCTTATGCTTTAATTGTAGAATTTGATTCGCCATTGATACCAATTAATACTTGGGAAAAAAAGCAGGAAAAAATGACTAAATATTTTGGTCCAGGAGTCGAGGTTCAAATTACACAGACAGGTGAAAATAAAATTGATCTGACGCTGATGACTATTCCACAATAA
- a CDS encoding transposase — protein MKPYSVDLREKIVNAYQLGNISVRKLAVNFGVGKAFVQKMLRQYKEKGHVNPGKQGTRKKAVLADSAAQLVALVKKYPDATLSEYCEYWLLTEGQLVSSSMMCRELQKLNLTRKKKRFAAVRQLPIEFNCSGVNTERKSEI, from the coding sequence ATGAAACCATATTCCGTCGATCTGAGAGAAAAAATAGTCAATGCTTATCAGTTAGGAAATATTTCAGTTAGAAAGTTAGCTGTAAACTTTGGTGTTGGTAAAGCTTTTGTACAAAAAATGTTGAGACAGTATAAAGAGAAAGGACATGTTAATCCTGGTAAGCAAGGGACAAGAAAAAAAGCGGTATTAGCAGATTCTGCGGCTCAACTTGTTGCATTGGTAAAAAAGTATCCAGATGCAACTCTCTCTGAATATTGTGAATATTGGCTCTTAACTGAGGGGCAACTAGTGAGTTCCAGCATGATGTGTAGAGAATTGCAAAAATTAAATCTAACTCGTAAAAAAAAACGGTTCGCAGCAGTCAGGCAGCTACCGATAGAGTTCAATTGCTCAGGTGTGAATACAGAGAGAAAGTCAGAGATATAG
- a CDS encoding IS630 family transposase, with the protein MLRCEYREKVRDIEPKNLVFLDEAGLLLGLMRPKARSEKGSRVYDVKPFYRGKKVTIIGAISMDKVLAVMTLDGSMDSNAFRVFIEKLLVPQLWKGAVVIMDNLFAHKIDEITPIIESVGASVINLSSYSPDFNPIEHWWSQLKAFIKTFSPKTTQMVDVLIAIALNLINPMHLRNWFANCCYCTS; encoded by the coding sequence TTGCTCAGGTGTGAATACAGAGAGAAAGTCAGAGATATAGAGCCGAAAAATCTGGTTTTTTTGGATGAAGCAGGCTTACTGCTTGGGTTAATGCGTCCAAAAGCTCGTAGTGAAAAAGGAAGTAGAGTATATGATGTAAAACCATTTTATCGAGGTAAAAAAGTCACTATTATCGGCGCAATCAGTATGGATAAAGTATTGGCTGTGATGACACTAGATGGTTCAATGGATAGTAATGCTTTTCGCGTGTTTATAGAAAAGTTGTTAGTGCCTCAATTATGGAAAGGTGCAGTTGTCATAATGGATAACCTATTTGCCCATAAGATCGATGAAATTACGCCCATAATTGAATCTGTTGGTGCCAGTGTCATCAATCTATCTTCTTATTCACCAGATTTTAATCCCATTGAACATTGGTGGTCACAGCTTAAAGCTTTTATCAAAACATTTTCTCCAAAAACTACTCAAATGGTAGATGTATTGATTGCAATTGCTTTAAATCTAATCAATCCTATGCATCTGCGAAATTGGTTTGCTAACTGCTGCTACTGTACTTCATGA
- a CDS encoding transposase, with protein sequence MLTAATVLHDSGKCCNGKKSGRPRFKSKAQYKTFTYTQFKSHHFVDNKITLSKIGDIKVIVHRPIPDGFDMKTVSVTKKADGYYVTLSLDDKTVPTIKPDFNPDNIVGIDVGLIDFYVASDGLRIATPKHLRKAEGRLKSAQRKVSRRKKGSNRHKKAIEKLGKQHKKVADTRRDFHLKTAKSLLDKYDVVAVEKLNIKGLVKTRLAKSINDAGWGQFITILSNKAANAGLKVIAVNPNGTSQECSNCGHKVKKALSHSRSVS encoded by the coding sequence TTGCTAACTGCTGCTACTGTACTTCATGATTCAGGAAAGTGCTGTAATGGCAAAAAATCTGGTAGACCTAGATTCAAGAGTAAAGCGCAATATAAAACTTTCACTTATACCCAATTTAAGAGCCATCATTTTGTTGATAACAAAATTACCCTATCAAAAATTGGTGATATCAAAGTAATTGTTCATCGCCCAATACCCGATGGATTTGATATGAAAACTGTATCTGTAACTAAGAAGGCTGACGGGTATTATGTAACTCTAAGTCTTGATGATAAAACAGTCCCCACGATTAAACCTGATTTCAATCCTGACAATATTGTAGGTATTGATGTTGGCTTAATTGATTTTTATGTAGCGTCTGATGGTTTGAGAATTGCCACACCAAAACATTTACGCAAAGCTGAAGGTAGACTAAAATCAGCACAGCGTAAAGTTTCAAGACGTAAAAAAGGTTCTAACCGTCACAAAAAAGCTATTGAGAAACTAGGCAAACAGCACAAAAAAGTTGCCGATACTCGCAGAGATTTTCACTTGAAAACAGCTAAATCACTGCTTGATAAGTATGATGTCGTCGCTGTTGAGAAGTTGAATATAAAAGGACTAGTTAAAACAAGACTGGCTAAAAGTATTAATGACGCTGGATGGGGGCAGTTCATAACCATACTTTCAAACAAAGCCGCAAACGCTGGTTTGAAGGTGATAGCTGTAAATCCAAACGGCACAAGCCAAGAATGTTCTAACTGTGGTCACAAAGTTAAAAAAGCGTTATCCCATTCGCGAAGCGTGTCGTAG
- a CDS encoding response regulator transcription factor has product MLMLSCQSSTLRVLVVDDHELTRLTLQLAFSCQENIQVVGLASNGQEAIDMVKRCYPDVIVLDLQMPVMDGWSASSHIKAISPKTQILAYSSVEDGYLKETKAMPTFDDICKKDIPTTELIALVRQLGQRAGDTSGAT; this is encoded by the coding sequence TTGTCCTGTCAGTCTTCTACCTTACGTGTTCTAGTGGTTGATGATCACGAACTGACTCGTTTAACCCTACAATTAGCTTTTTCTTGCCAAGAAAATATTCAAGTTGTAGGTTTAGCCAGTAATGGTCAAGAGGCTATAGATATGGTTAAACGCTGCTACCCTGATGTGATTGTGCTAGATTTGCAAATGCCAGTCATGGATGGTTGGAGTGCCTCTAGTCATATTAAAGCTATATCCCCTAAAACTCAGATACTTGCTTATTCTTCCGTGGAAGATGGGTATTTAAAGGAGACAAAGGCAATGCCTACCTTTGATGATATTTGCAAAAAAGATATCCCTACGACCGAACTCATAGCTTTAGTCAGACAATTAGGACAACGTGCAGGAGACACATCAGGTGCAACATAA